A window from Vulcanimicrobium alpinum encodes these proteins:
- a CDS encoding sterol desaturase family protein, translating into MNTTVLGSPVFSAIAAMLTVLLVGDFASTFFYHVPQHAWGKLHLRTHHDRRRSYWDHAVLSRDPQVLLDGLLGALPYIVLAIVCARISVAGAILGLALGQTHVWWRHTCELGWQTPAWFVRIARATGLVLPEDHNGHHVNPEIEFGDIFRFYDAPARATLGVLRSWTRTMKRRKPVSVRRAVSAKRRTVARRTVAKQTS; encoded by the coding sequence GTGAACACGACCGTGCTGGGCTCGCCGGTGTTCTCCGCGATTGCAGCAATGCTCACCGTTTTGCTCGTCGGAGATTTCGCCTCGACCTTCTTCTATCACGTTCCGCAGCATGCGTGGGGGAAACTCCACCTCCGGACGCACCACGATCGCCGTCGTTCGTATTGGGATCATGCGGTGCTCAGCCGCGATCCGCAGGTCCTCCTCGACGGTCTGCTCGGCGCGCTGCCGTACATCGTGCTTGCGATCGTTTGCGCGCGCATCTCGGTCGCCGGCGCGATCCTCGGGCTCGCCCTCGGTCAGACGCACGTGTGGTGGCGGCATACCTGCGAGCTCGGGTGGCAAACGCCGGCTTGGTTCGTTCGGATCGCACGCGCGACCGGCCTGGTGCTGCCGGAAGACCACAACGGTCACCACGTCAACCCGGAGATCGAGTTCGGCGACATCTTCCGTTTCTACGACGCGCCCGCGCGCGCCACGCTCGGCGTCCTGCGCAGTTGGACGCGGACGATGAAACGCCGCAAACCCGTCTCGGTACGACGAGCCGTGAGCGCGAAGCGGCGCACGGTTGCGCGACGAACCGTCGCGAAGCAAACGAGTTGA
- a CDS encoding lytic transglycosylase domain-containing protein, which yields MDAGPKAPQNVKVAREILRANPRIGEIDALLLATRTIDAAARNGISPNFLAATLLQESAFDPRAISPAGAIGLAQFTIATADDYGVEPWDPLSAIDGAARLLGGYVAQYRGGREDPYALALAAYDAGPGVVAHYGGVPPYDETRLYIRLVRLRWSRIVGR from the coding sequence ATGGACGCAGGTCCCAAGGCGCCGCAGAACGTGAAGGTTGCGCGCGAGATCCTGCGCGCCAATCCCCGGATCGGGGAGATCGATGCTCTGCTGCTCGCAACGCGGACGATCGACGCCGCGGCGCGCAACGGGATCTCGCCGAATTTTCTGGCCGCGACGCTGCTGCAGGAGTCGGCGTTCGATCCGCGCGCGATCTCCCCGGCGGGGGCGATCGGGCTCGCCCAGTTCACGATCGCGACGGCCGACGACTACGGCGTCGAGCCGTGGGATCCGCTCTCCGCGATCGACGGCGCGGCGAGACTGCTCGGCGGCTACGTCGCCCAGTACCGCGGCGGCCGCGAGGATCCGTACGCGCTCGCGCTGGCCGCGTACGACGCGGGTCCGGGCGTCGTCGCGCACTACGGCGGCGTTCCCCCGTACGACGAGACGCGGCTCTACATCAGGCTGGTGCGTCTGCGCTGGTCGCGGATCGTCGGGCGCTGA
- a CDS encoding dienelactone hydrolase family protein produces the protein MITEEITIDAPSGAMNAHLARTEDNRRRPAVIVLEGIYGFDDEIKRITNQAAAAGYAAIAIDYLRGRDAKTVFNAQDVCADVAATRDWLDDQSFVQHGKIATWGFGYGGTAAFLASTLPGLAASIAFYEQSIARPIPGTSATALDEAGAAVRTPLLLVFGGHDEQIGPDEIATIRKRLSENNKTFEIQEYADVGHSFFREDLGTIATRQIADAWDRVQSFLRRSFA, from the coding sequence ATGATCACCGAGGAGATCACGATCGACGCCCCGTCGGGTGCGATGAACGCGCATCTCGCGCGCACCGAAGACAACCGGCGCCGCCCGGCGGTGATCGTCCTCGAGGGGATCTACGGCTTCGACGACGAGATCAAGCGCATCACGAACCAAGCGGCCGCGGCGGGCTACGCGGCGATCGCGATCGACTATCTGCGCGGGCGCGACGCAAAGACCGTCTTCAACGCGCAGGACGTCTGCGCCGACGTCGCCGCGACGCGCGACTGGCTCGACGACCAGAGCTTCGTGCAGCACGGAAAGATCGCGACCTGGGGTTTCGGCTACGGCGGCACGGCGGCGTTTCTCGCCTCGACGCTCCCGGGACTCGCCGCCTCGATCGCGTTCTACGAGCAGAGCATCGCGCGCCCGATCCCCGGTACCAGCGCCACCGCGCTCGACGAGGCGGGCGCGGCGGTGCGCACGCCGCTGCTCCTGGTCTTCGGCGGCCACGACGAGCAGATCGGTCCCGACGAGATCGCGACGATCCGCAAACGGCTCAGTGAGAACAACAAGACGTTCGAGATCCAGGAATACGCCGACGTCGGACACTCGTTCTTCCGGGAAGACCTCGGCACGATCGCGACGCGTCAGATCGCCGATGCGTGGGATCGCGTGCAGTCGTTCCTGCGGCGCTCGTTCGCGTAA
- a CDS encoding dienelactone hydrolase family protein, translating into MISQSLEIDVAGSPMPAYLARPDDPAPRPAVIVLQEIFGVNTEVKRITDLVAGAGYVGLAINYYHRTHPYLNEPYTPEGLQTGFKAAGAVTKATLRADVAAAVDWLNSQDFVEFNHIATWGFCFGGTTAFVTATLPGLSAAVAFYGGNIAVPLPGGEPAPIGDAAEIRAPLLLVFGGKDDYITADHIEQIRAALTAAHKHFEIQVYPDQGHAFFRDSGAQLDPSNRADATTPRDVADAWDRVQAFLGEHLR; encoded by the coding sequence GTGATCTCTCAATCGCTCGAAATCGACGTCGCCGGCTCCCCGATGCCGGCCTACCTAGCGCGGCCCGATGACCCCGCGCCGCGGCCGGCCGTCATCGTACTGCAGGAGATCTTCGGCGTGAATACCGAGGTCAAGCGGATCACCGACCTCGTCGCCGGCGCCGGTTACGTGGGTTTGGCCATCAACTACTATCACCGCACGCACCCCTACCTCAACGAACCCTATACCCCCGAGGGGCTGCAAACAGGCTTCAAGGCGGCGGGAGCCGTCACCAAAGCCACGCTGCGCGCGGACGTAGCGGCTGCCGTAGACTGGCTCAATTCCCAGGACTTCGTCGAATTCAACCATATCGCGACCTGGGGATTCTGTTTCGGCGGGACGACCGCGTTCGTCACCGCGACCCTCCCCGGACTCTCGGCGGCGGTGGCATTCTACGGCGGCAATATCGCCGTGCCGCTTCCCGGCGGCGAGCCGGCCCCGATCGGCGACGCGGCCGAGATCCGGGCGCCGTTGCTGCTGGTCTTCGGTGGCAAAGACGACTACATCACCGCCGACCACATCGAACAGATCCGCGCGGCGCTGACCGCGGCGCACAAGCACTTCGAGATCCAGGTCTACCCGGATCAAGGGCACGCGTTCTTCCGCGACAGCGGCGCGCAGCTCGATCCGTCGAATCGCGCCGACGCGACGACGCCCCGCGACGTCGCCGACGCCTGGGATCGTGTCCAGGCATTTCTCGGGGAGCACCTCCGATGA
- the egtD gene encoding L-histidine N(alpha)-methyltransferase, which yields MAWTTPGTFADRFALHRDPHPARVATFAEDVRTGLGARPFALSPKYFYDDLGSAIFEAITRLPEYYLTRVERDLLATYGREIAGRFAGPLELVELGSGSALKTRILIDAILERQPRLTYHPIDISADAVTESSLALTAAYERLRVVAYASDYFPLLREKRLVTHDRVLALFLGSNIGNFEPQDARELLTFLARALRPGDGVLIGYDLKKDPTILELAYDDPTGVTAAFNKNLLARMNRELGAGFELNAFRFRARWNERHGAVDSFLVSERDQQVRIPASGLTVDFAAGDTIHTESSYKFTRDEIAMLATRCGFTETASYTDAAGRYALSLFAVA from the coding sequence ATGGCTTGGACGACGCCGGGGACATTCGCCGACCGCTTCGCGCTCCATCGCGATCCGCACCCCGCGCGGGTGGCGACGTTCGCCGAGGACGTGCGGACAGGCCTCGGTGCGCGACCGTTCGCGCTCTCGCCCAAGTATTTCTACGACGATCTCGGGTCTGCGATCTTCGAAGCGATCACGCGGCTGCCGGAATACTACCTGACGCGCGTCGAGCGCGATCTGCTCGCGACGTACGGGCGCGAGATCGCGGGCCGGTTCGCGGGGCCCCTCGAACTCGTCGAGCTCGGCAGCGGTAGCGCGCTCAAGACCCGCATCCTGATCGACGCGATCCTCGAGCGCCAGCCGCGGCTGACGTATCATCCGATCGACATCTCGGCCGACGCCGTCACCGAATCGTCGCTCGCGCTCACCGCCGCGTACGAACGGCTGCGCGTCGTCGCGTACGCCAGCGACTACTTCCCGCTGCTGCGCGAGAAGCGGCTGGTGACCCACGATCGCGTCCTCGCGCTCTTCCTCGGCTCCAACATCGGCAACTTCGAACCGCAGGACGCCCGCGAACTGCTGACGTTCCTTGCGCGCGCGCTGCGTCCCGGCGACGGCGTGCTCATCGGCTACGATTTGAAGAAGGACCCGACGATCCTCGAACTCGCGTACGACGATCCGACCGGCGTGACGGCGGCGTTCAATAAGAATCTGCTGGCGCGGATGAATCGCGAGCTCGGCGCCGGCTTCGAGTTGAACGCGTTCCGCTTCCGCGCGAGATGGAACGAGCGGCACGGCGCGGTCGATTCGTTCCTGGTGAGCGAGCGCGATCAGCAGGTGCGGATCCCGGCCTCCGGTCTCACGGTCGACTTCGCGGCGGGCGACACGATCCACACCGAGTCATCATACAAGTTCACGCGCGACGAGATCGCGATGCTCGCGACGCGCTGCGGCTTCACCGAGACGGCGTCCTACACCGACGCGGCGGGACGCTACGCGCTCTCACTCTTTGCCGTCGCCTGA
- a CDS encoding gamma-glutamylcyclotransferase family protein, producing the protein MNESGSLPLFGYGTFRDEQWRARILGASYAWEDAVLAGYRRVVITASGYLSIEPSAFDRVEGVLISLDGAGWAVADAWEDVPNYHRVRVDVQTARGLVAACTYVYAASTHVEPVAGLALLAALANEEVERAIGAFAPVRDRLRRGRSGDGKE; encoded by the coding sequence ATGAACGAATCCGGCAGCCTCCCGCTGTTCGGGTACGGGACGTTTCGCGACGAGCAGTGGCGCGCGCGCATCCTGGGCGCGTCGTACGCGTGGGAAGACGCGGTGCTGGCGGGCTATCGGCGCGTCGTCATCACCGCCTCCGGCTATCTGAGCATCGAGCCAAGCGCGTTCGATCGTGTCGAGGGCGTACTGATCTCACTCGACGGCGCCGGCTGGGCCGTCGCCGACGCGTGGGAAGACGTCCCGAACTACCACCGCGTGCGCGTCGACGTGCAGACCGCGCGCGGCCTCGTCGCCGCCTGCACCTATGTCTACGCGGCGAGTACGCACGTCGAGCCGGTCGCCGGCTTGGCGCTGCTCGCCGCGCTCGCGAACGAGGAAGTCGAACGCGCAATCGGTGCGTTCGCGCCCGTCCGCGACCGGCTGCGCCGCGGGCGCTCAGGCGACGGCAAAGAGTGA
- a CDS encoding ABC transporter permease produces MTYLVAHGDRVALLLGQHLALVAASLAIALVIAIPLGVAAARRPPLRAFVLGITGALYTIPSLALLALLVYVLGLGSATAIAALVIYAQMVLIRGVVAGLESVDPALVDAARGLGLTARQTLLQVEVPAALPVVLGGVRVATVSLVALATIAAWTNAGGLGMLLFEGISTNNPQKIVAGALASAALAIGADLALRAVERSAQR; encoded by the coding sequence ATGACCTACCTCGTCGCACACGGCGACCGCGTCGCGCTGCTGCTGGGCCAGCACCTCGCGCTGGTCGCTGCGTCGCTGGCGATCGCGCTCGTCATCGCGATCCCGCTCGGCGTCGCCGCCGCGCGCCGGCCGCCGCTGCGCGCGTTCGTCCTCGGAATCACCGGCGCACTCTACACGATCCCGAGCCTCGCCCTGCTGGCGCTGCTGGTCTACGTGCTCGGCTTGGGTTCGGCGACCGCGATCGCGGCGCTGGTCATCTACGCGCAGATGGTGCTCATACGCGGCGTCGTCGCGGGCCTCGAAAGCGTCGATCCGGCGCTCGTCGACGCCGCGCGCGGACTCGGGCTGACCGCGCGCCAAACGCTGCTGCAGGTGGAAGTTCCGGCCGCGCTGCCGGTCGTGCTCGGCGGCGTGCGGGTGGCGACGGTCTCGCTGGTCGCGCTCGCGACGATCGCGGCATGGACCAACGCGGGCGGCTTAGGGATGCTCCTCTTCGAGGGCATCTCGACGAACAACCCGCAGAAGATCGTCGCCGGCGCACTCGCCTCGGCAGCGCTCGCGATCGGCGCGGATCTCGCGCTGCGCGCCGTCGAGCGCTCCGCGCAGCGATGA
- a CDS encoding ABC transporter ATP-binding protein, translating into MISSKPTDSRSTGAAVAFRGVSVAYPGAAAPAVRDVDLAIGGGTFAVLLGPSGCGKSTLVRTINRLVEPTSGTVLIDGADARERDATDLRRGIGYVIQAVGLFPHYTVAQNVGVVPSLLGWDRARIARRVDELLALVRLEPARYRDRKPRELSGGEAQRVGVARALAAEPRVLLMDEPFAAVDAIVRASLQDEIARVHRELRTTIVFVTHDVDEALRLADRVVVMNAGRVVQTAAPDDLLRAPADDFVRDLVGVDAQTRRLASERPLIER; encoded by the coding sequence GTGATTTCCTCAAAGCCCACGGACTCGCGTAGCACCGGCGCCGCCGTCGCCTTCCGCGGCGTCAGCGTCGCGTATCCGGGCGCCGCGGCGCCGGCGGTGCGCGATGTCGACCTCGCGATCGGCGGCGGGACGTTCGCGGTGCTGCTCGGCCCGTCGGGCTGCGGAAAGAGCACGCTGGTGCGCACGATCAACCGGCTCGTCGAGCCGACGTCGGGCACCGTGCTGATCGACGGCGCCGACGCGCGCGAGCGCGACGCGACCGATCTGCGGCGCGGGATCGGCTACGTCATCCAAGCGGTCGGGCTGTTCCCGCACTACACCGTCGCGCAGAACGTCGGCGTCGTCCCGTCGCTGCTGGGCTGGGATCGCGCGCGTATCGCCCGCCGCGTCGACGAGCTGCTCGCGCTCGTGCGTCTCGAGCCCGCGCGTTACCGCGATCGCAAGCCGCGCGAACTCTCCGGCGGCGAAGCGCAGCGCGTCGGCGTCGCGCGCGCGCTCGCCGCGGAGCCGCGCGTCCTGCTGATGGACGAACCGTTCGCCGCCGTCGACGCGATCGTCCGCGCCTCACTGCAGGACGAGATCGCGCGCGTCCACCGCGAACTGCGCACGACGATCGTCTTCGTCACCCACGACGTCGACGAAGCGCTGCGGCTCGCCGACCGCGTCGTCGTCATGAACGCCGGACGCGTCGTGCAGACGGCCGCGCCCGACGACCTGCTGCGCGCACCCGCCGACGACTTCGTGCGCGATCTCGTCGGGGTCGACGCACAGACGCGCCGGCTGGCGTCGGAACGCCCGCTGATCGAGCGATGA
- a CDS encoding glycine betaine ABC transporter substrate-binding protein, translating to MDLSRARALGLLAAAPLAVSCGPRDTVRAGSKNFTEELILGELYAQAAEHAGFAVTRRLNLGTTDIAMAALHRNELDFYPEYTGTALLNVLHLPPESDPKRAYTTVKNAFEKQYGLVWLDQSPMNDTQALATTQSVAGRFSLEKLSDLAAKAGELRLGCVPEFLSRADGLPGLQKRYGGFRFKATKIVDNGLKYQALEHGDVDVVIAFSTEGQLKAEHLIVLEDDKHLFPAYHVAPVVRREILAAKPQLATVLNKVTALLNDDDMQNMNLDVDGSAKREPADVARDFLKAHGLA from the coding sequence ATGGATCTGTCACGCGCCCGCGCGCTCGGGCTCCTCGCCGCCGCACCGCTCGCCGTCTCGTGCGGTCCGCGCGACACGGTGCGCGCCGGTTCGAAGAACTTCACCGAAGAGCTCATCCTCGGCGAACTCTACGCGCAGGCCGCCGAGCATGCGGGATTCGCGGTGACGCGCCGCCTCAACTTGGGGACCACCGACATCGCGATGGCGGCACTGCACCGCAACGAGCTGGACTTCTATCCGGAATACACCGGCACGGCGCTGCTCAACGTCCTGCATCTCCCGCCGGAGAGCGATCCGAAGCGCGCCTACACGACGGTGAAGAACGCGTTCGAGAAGCAGTACGGTCTGGTCTGGCTCGACCAGTCGCCGATGAACGACACGCAGGCGTTGGCGACGACGCAGTCGGTCGCCGGGAGGTTCTCGCTCGAAAAGCTCAGCGACCTCGCGGCGAAGGCCGGCGAATTGCGGCTGGGCTGCGTCCCCGAGTTTCTCTCGCGCGCCGACGGTCTGCCGGGCTTGCAGAAACGCTACGGCGGCTTTCGCTTCAAGGCGACGAAGATCGTCGACAACGGGCTGAAGTATCAGGCGCTGGAGCACGGCGACGTCGACGTCGTCATCGCGTTCTCGACCGAAGGCCAACTCAAAGCCGAGCATCTCATCGTCCTCGAAGACGACAAGCATCTCTTCCCGGCGTATCACGTCGCGCCGGTCGTACGGCGCGAGATCCTCGCCGCGAAGCCGCAACTCGCGACCGTCCTGAACAAGGTCACCGCTTTGTTGAACGACGACGACATGCAGAACATGAACCTGGACGTGGACGGTTCGGCGAAGCGCGAACCGGCGGACGTCGCCCGTGATTTCCTCAAAGCCCACGGACTCGCGTAG
- a CDS encoding ABC transporter permease, translating into MIADLFAHIGSHLALAVSALALALAVGIPFAGLTADRPLPRSVLLALAGGLRVVPSLAILALAIPLLGLGFAPALLALVVLALPPILVNTDVALRAVPAATLDAARAAGMTERQIGVRVRWPLALPVVAVGVRTATVEVIASATLAAFIGGGGLGDYIVGGLQTANVQELLLGAVTVAVLALAADAAVGAAQRRLEV; encoded by the coding sequence GTGATCGCCGACCTCTTCGCGCACATCGGCTCCCACCTGGCCCTCGCGGTCTCCGCGCTCGCTCTCGCACTCGCCGTCGGCATCCCGTTCGCGGGGCTCACCGCGGATCGTCCGCTCCCGCGCTCGGTCCTGCTCGCCCTCGCCGGCGGACTCCGCGTCGTCCCTTCGCTGGCGATCCTGGCGCTCGCGATCCCGCTGCTCGGACTCGGCTTCGCCCCCGCGCTGCTCGCGCTCGTCGTCCTTGCGCTGCCGCCGATCCTCGTCAACACCGACGTCGCGCTGCGCGCGGTCCCCGCGGCGACGCTCGACGCGGCCCGTGCAGCGGGGATGACCGAGCGCCAAATCGGGGTACGGGTGCGGTGGCCGCTCGCGCTTCCGGTCGTCGCCGTCGGCGTCCGCACCGCGACGGTCGAAGTGATCGCCTCGGCGACGCTCGCCGCGTTCATCGGCGGCGGCGGCCTGGGCGATTACATCGTCGGCGGGCTCCAAACTGCGAACGTTCAGGAACTGCTGCTGGGCGCCGTCACCGTCGCGGTGCTCGCCCTCGCCGCAGACGCCGCTGTCGGCGCCGCGCAGCGCCGTCTCGAAGTCTAG
- the ppk1 gene encoding polyphosphate kinase 1, protein MITGSQVGSDLRPSPTAPAPLALDDPALYINRETSWLEFNDRVLEEALDERNPLLERLKFIAIYGTNLDEFFMIRIAGLMQQMAAEVHKRSDDGRLPEEQLALVSERLRRSLARMTDCLQNQLFPALERHGIRILRYEQLDSETKRAMRRYYDERVFPVLTPLAIDKGHPFPYISNLSISLAVELSETTADGPVHYVARVKVPGSLPRFVPVDSAPPGQRWFVLLEDIIGHNLEALFPGLRVTASHAFRVTRDADLDLQEDEADDLLRAIESELRKRRFGEPVRLEVEPEMPESLRAKLLEALELDRNDCYEVDGMMGTADLWTLYAIDEPALKDPQFTPAIPKRLIGQTDIFAAIREGDLLLHHPYESFDPVVQFVQQAASDPSVLAIKQTLYRTSGNSPVVAALLDAAENGKQVAALIELKARFDEENNIHWARTLERVGVHVVYGLPGLKTHAKVTLVVRDEPDGIRRYMHFGTGNYNDKTARVYTDLSLFTCRADLGADATQLFNALTGFSKADSYEQLMVAPTGLRTGFEELIARETEHALAGRPSGIIAKLNAISDAGIVQALYRASRAGVPIDLVVRGMCVLRPGIPGVSETIRVRSIVGRFLEHSRVFVFSNGGQREIYVGSADWMGRNLDRRVETVVPVFDAMLGDMIVDDILDVYLADNVKARTLLPDGSYERRGVLPGEPRIDTQQIFLKRYQAV, encoded by the coding sequence ATGATCACCGGTTCGCAAGTCGGCTCCGACCTCCGCCCGTCGCCGACCGCGCCTGCGCCGCTCGCGCTGGACGACCCCGCGCTCTACATCAACCGCGAGACGTCGTGGCTCGAATTCAACGATCGCGTCCTCGAAGAGGCGCTCGACGAGCGCAACCCGCTCCTCGAGCGGTTGAAGTTCATCGCGATCTACGGTACCAACCTCGACGAGTTCTTTATGATCCGCATCGCGGGTCTGATGCAGCAGATGGCGGCGGAGGTGCACAAGCGCTCCGACGACGGCCGGCTTCCCGAAGAACAGCTCGCGCTCGTGAGCGAGCGGCTGCGCCGTTCGCTCGCACGGATGACCGACTGTCTGCAGAATCAGCTCTTTCCCGCACTCGAACGCCACGGGATCCGGATCCTGCGCTACGAGCAGCTCGACTCCGAGACGAAGCGCGCGATGCGCCGGTACTACGACGAGCGGGTCTTCCCCGTGCTCACGCCGCTGGCGATCGACAAGGGCCATCCGTTCCCGTACATCTCCAACCTCTCGATCTCGCTGGCGGTCGAACTCTCCGAAACGACGGCGGACGGACCGGTGCACTACGTCGCGCGCGTCAAGGTGCCGGGCTCGCTGCCGCGCTTCGTCCCCGTCGACTCCGCGCCGCCGGGACAGCGCTGGTTCGTGCTGCTCGAGGACATCATCGGGCACAACCTCGAGGCACTTTTCCCGGGCCTGCGCGTCACCGCGTCGCACGCGTTCCGGGTGACGCGCGATGCCGACCTCGACCTGCAGGAGGACGAGGCCGACGATCTGCTGCGCGCGATCGAGTCGGAACTCCGCAAGCGGCGTTTCGGCGAACCGGTTCGGCTCGAAGTCGAGCCCGAGATGCCCGAGAGCCTGCGCGCCAAACTGCTCGAAGCGCTCGAACTCGACCGCAATGACTGCTACGAAGTCGACGGGATGATGGGGACCGCCGATTTGTGGACGCTCTACGCGATCGACGAGCCCGCGCTCAAAGATCCGCAGTTCACGCCGGCGATCCCGAAGCGGCTGATCGGTCAGACGGACATCTTCGCCGCGATTCGCGAAGGCGATCTGCTCCTGCACCATCCGTACGAATCGTTCGATCCGGTCGTGCAGTTCGTCCAGCAGGCGGCGAGCGACCCGAGCGTGCTAGCGATCAAACAGACGCTGTACCGCACCTCCGGCAACTCGCCCGTGGTCGCGGCGCTGCTCGACGCGGCCGAGAACGGCAAGCAGGTTGCGGCGCTGATCGAACTCAAGGCGCGCTTCGACGAAGAAAACAACATCCACTGGGCGCGCACCTTGGAGCGCGTCGGGGTGCACGTCGTCTACGGTCTGCCAGGGCTCAAGACGCACGCGAAGGTGACGCTGGTGGTGCGCGACGAGCCCGACGGGATCCGCCGCTACATGCACTTCGGGACCGGCAACTACAACGACAAGACCGCGCGCGTCTACACCGATCTTTCGCTCTTCACGTGCCGCGCCGATCTCGGCGCCGACGCGACCCAGCTCTTCAACGCGCTCACCGGCTTCTCGAAAGCCGACAGCTACGAACAACTGATGGTCGCGCCGACCGGCCTGCGGACCGGCTTCGAAGAGCTCATCGCGCGTGAGACGGAGCACGCGCTCGCCGGACGCCCCAGCGGAATCATCGCTAAGCTCAACGCGATCAGCGATGCCGGCATCGTGCAGGCGCTCTATCGCGCGTCGCGCGCCGGCGTCCCGATCGACCTGGTCGTGCGCGGAATGTGCGTGCTGCGTCCCGGGATCCCGGGCGTCAGCGAGACGATCCGCGTGCGGAGCATCGTCGGACGATTTCTCGAGCACTCACGCGTGTTCGTATTCTCCAACGGCGGCCAACGGGAGATCTACGTCGGCAGCGCCGACTGGATGGGCCGCAATCTCGACCGCCGCGTCGAAACCGTGGTCCCGGTGTTCGACGCGATGCTGGGCGACATGATCGTTGACGACATCCTCGACGTGTATCTCGCCGACAACGTTAAGGCGCGAACCCTGCTCCCCGACGGCAGCTACGAGCGCCGCGGCGTGCTTCCTGGTGAGCCGCGCATCGACACCCAGCAGATCTTCCTCAAACGCTACCAAGCCGTCTAG
- a CDS encoding EVE domain-containing protein, whose amino-acid sequence MPRHWLFKTEPETFSIDDLARDGTTEWSGVRNFQARNLMREMKLGDLGFFYHSSISPPGVVGICKVVAEAHPDSSQFVKKGEYWDPSSSRANPKWWCVDVGFVEKFPRMIAIEELRAIPDLAYMPLLRRGQRLSVQPVSDQEWALIVRLGREA is encoded by the coding sequence GTGCCGCGACACTGGCTCTTCAAAACCGAACCGGAGACGTTCTCGATCGACGATCTCGCGCGCGACGGAACGACGGAATGGTCGGGCGTGCGCAACTTCCAGGCGCGCAATCTGATGCGCGAGATGAAGCTCGGCGATCTGGGGTTCTTTTATCATTCGAGCATCTCGCCGCCCGGCGTGGTGGGGATCTGCAAGGTCGTCGCCGAGGCGCATCCCGACTCGTCGCAGTTCGTGAAGAAGGGCGAGTACTGGGATCCCTCGTCGAGCCGCGCGAACCCGAAGTGGTGGTGCGTCGATGTGGGATTCGTGGAGAAATTTCCGCGGATGATCGCGATCGAGGAACTGCGCGCGATTCCGGATCTCGCGTACATGCCGCTGCTGCGTCGCGGGCAGCGGCTCTCCGTACAGCCGGTCAGCGATCAGGAATGGGCGTTGATCGTGCGTTTGGGGCGCGAAGCGTGA